The following are from one region of the Gossypium hirsutum isolate 1008001.06 chromosome D03, Gossypium_hirsutum_v2.1, whole genome shotgun sequence genome:
- the LOC107950452 gene encoding linamarin synthase 2, producing MSSIKSHAVCLPFPAQGHINPMMQLAKLLHSRGFYITFVNSEFNHRRLIRSRGEEAVKGLPDFRYEAIPDGLPPSDSDATQCVPAICDSTRKNCLAPFLELLSKLNSSPQLPPVTCIVCDGIMNCGTKAAQLIGVPYVQLWTSSTVSFLGFLHYKELAQRGIVPFKDEGFVSDGTLEMPIDWIPGMPNMRLKDLPSLIRTTDPEDTMFNYVMEVSQECLNSSSIIFNTFDEFEKEVLQVIASKSPNIYAIGPLTSLSRNLHNSLNSSLWKEDTSCIEWLNTMKPKSVVYVNYGSVTVMSNHHLEEFAWGLANSKYPFLWVIRPGVVMGESAILPREFMEAIKGRGFITSWCPQQQVLSHLAIGVFLTHCGWNSLLEAVSEGVPLICWPFFGDQQTNCRYSCTTWGNGMEINPDVKSKDVEALIKEIMAGDNGQRIRQKALEWKKKAKSAISVGGSSITNFDRMIKEALRQG from the exons ATGAGTTCAATTAAATCGCATGCAGTATGTCTTCCATTCCCAGCACAAGGTCATATTAACCCCATGATGCAACTGGCCAAGCTCTTGCACTCTAGAGGCTTCTATATAACCTTTGTCAACTCCGAGTTCAATCATAGACGGTTGATACGGTCTAGAGGGGAAGAAGCTGTTAAGGGTCTGCCTGATTTCCGGTACGAAGCCATACCCGATGGGCTGCCACCTTCCGATTCCGATGCGACTCAGTGCGTTCCAGCAATATGCGATTCCACACGAAAAAATTGTTTGGCTCCATTCTTGGAGCTACTATCTAAGCTTAATTCATCACCCCAACTGCCCCCTGTTACTTGCATAGTTTGTGATGGAATCATGAACTGTGGTACCAAGGCAGCTCAACTCATTGGGGTGCCTTATGTTCAACTCTGGACTTCTTCAACCGTTAGCTTTCTGGGATTTCTGCACTACAAAGAACTAGCTCAAAGAGGCATTGTTCCATTCAAAG ATGAAGGCTTTGTTAGTGATGGGACACTTGAGATGCCCATTGATTGGATCCCTGGTATGCCTAACATGCGCCTCAAGGACCTTCCAAGCCTCATAAGAACCACCGACCCCGAAGACACCATGTTTAATTACGTCATGGAAGTATCACAAGAATGCTTAAATTCATCTTCAATAATCTTCAACACATTCGATGAGTTCGAGAAAGAAGTGCTACAAGTAATTGCTTCCAAGTCCCCTAATATTTATGCAATTGGTCCACTCACCTCCCTAAGTAGGAACCTACATAACTCACTAAATTCAAGCCTATGGAAGGAGGATACAAGTTGCATCGAATGGCTTAACACAATGAAACCCAAGTCGGTGGTGTATGTGAATTATGGGAGTGTAACAGTGATGTCGAACCATCATTTGGAAGAATTTGCTTGGGGACTTGCAAATAGTAAATACCCGTTTTTATGGGTAATTAGGCCTGGTGTTGTGATGGGCGAATCAGCTATTTTGCCAAGAGAATTCATGGAGGCAATAAAAGGAAGGGGCTTCATAACAAGCTGGTGTCCCCAACAGCAAGTGTTGTCCCACCTAGCAATTGGTGTTTTCTTGACACATTGTGGATGGAATTCTCTGTTGGAAGCTGTATCCGAAGGAGTGCCTTTAATATGTTGGCCTTTCTTTGGTGATCAACAAACGAATTGTCGATATTCGTGCACCACATGGGGCAATGGAATGGAAATCAACCCTGACGTAAAGAGTAAGGATGTGGAGGCTCTTATTAAAGAGATAATGGCAGGAGATAATGGGCAAAGGATAAGACAAAAGGCATTGGAATGGAAGAAAAAAGCTAAATCTGCCATTAGCGTTGGAGGATCTTCTATTACCAACTTTGATAGAATGATCAAGGAGGCCCTACGTCAAGGTTGA
- the LOC107950444 gene encoding linamarin synthase 2, producing the protein MSSIKSHAVCLPFPAQGHVNPMMQLAKLLHSRGFHITFVNTDFNHRRLIRSRGEEAVKGLPDFRYEAIPDGLPPSDSDATQCVPAICDSTRKNCLAPFLELLSKLNSSPQLPPVTCIVCDGIMNCGTKAAQLIGVPYVQLWTSSTVSFLGFLHYKELAQRGIVPFKDEGFVSDGTLEMPIDWIPGMPNMRLKDLPSFIRTTDPDDIMWNYAMEVSQECLKSSSIIFNTFDEFEKEVLQVIASKSPNIYAIGPLTSLSRNLHNSLNSSLWKEDTSCIEWLNTMKPKSVVYVNYGSVTVMSNHHLEEFAWGLANSKYPFLWVVRPDVVMGESAVFPREFMEAIKGRGLITSWCPQQQVLSHPAVGVFLTHCGWNSLLEAVSEGVPLICWPFFGDQQTNCRYSCTTWENGMGINPDVKRKDVEALVKEIMEGDNGQRIRQKALEWKRKAKSAISVGGSSVTNFDRMIKEALRQG; encoded by the exons ATGAGTTCAATTAAATCGCATGCAGTATGTCTTCCATTCCCAGCACAAGGTCATGTTAACCCCATGATGCAACTGGCCAAGCTCTTGCACTCTAGAGGCTTCCATATAACCTTTGTCAACACCGACTTCAATCATAGACGGTTGATACGGTCTAGAGGGGAAGAAGCTGTTAAGGGTCTGCCTGATTTCCGGTACGAAGCCATACCCGATGGGCTGCCACCTTCCGATTCCGATGCGACTCAGTGCGTTCCAGCAATATGCGATTCCACACGAAAAAATTGTTTGGCTCCATTCTTGGAGCTACTATCTAAGCTTAATTCCTCACCCCAACTGCCCCCTGTTACTTGCATAGTTTGTGATGGAATCATGAACTGTGGTACCAAGGCAGCTCAACTCATTGGGGTGCCTTATGTTCAACTCTGGACTTCTTCAACCGTTAGCTTTCTGGGATTTCTGCACTACAAAGAACTAGCTCAAAGAGGCATTGTTCCATTCAAAG ATGAAGGCTTTGTTAGTGATGGGACACTTGAGATGCCCATTGATTGGATCCCTGGTATGCCTAACATGCGCCTCAAGGACCTTCCAAGCTTTATAAGAACCACCGATCCCGACGACATCATGTGGAATTATGCCATGGAAGTATCACAAGAATGCTTAAAATCTTCTTCAATAATCTTTAACACATTCGATGAGTTCGAGAAAGAAGTGCTACAAGTAATTGCTTCCAAGTCCCCTAATATTTATGCAATTGGTCCACTCACCTCCCTAAGTAGGAACCTACATAACTCACTAAATTCAAGCCTATGGAAGGAGGATACAAGTTGCATCGAATGGCTTAACACAATGAAACCCAAGTCGGTGGTGTATGTGAATTATGGGAGTGTAACAGTGATGTCGAACCATCATTTGGAAGAATTTGCTTGGGGACTTGCAAATAGTAAATACCCGTTTTTATGGGTAGTTAGGCCTGACGTTGTGATGGGAGAATCGGCTGTTTTTCCAAGAGAATTCATGGAGGCAATAAAAGGAAGGGGCCTCATAACAAGCTGGTGTCCCCAACAACAAGTGTTGTCCCACCCAGCGGTTGGCGTTTTCTTGACACACTGCGGATGGAATTCTTTGTTGGAAGCTGTATCCGAAGGTGTGCCTTTAATTTGTTGGCCTTTTTTTGGTGATCAACAAACGAATTGTCGATATTCGTGCACCACATGGGAAAATGGAATGGGAATCAACCCTGACGTAAAGCGTAAGGATGTGGAGGCTCTTGTTAAAGAGATAATGGAAGGAGATAATGGGCAAAGGATAAGGCAAAAGGCATTGGAATGGAAGAGAAAAGCTAAATCTGCCATTAGTGTTGGAGGATCTTCTGTTACCAACTTTGATAGAATGATCAAGGAGGCCTTACGTCAAGGTTGA
- the LOC107950446 gene encoding UDP-glycosyltransferase 85A8-like isoform X1, translated as MGSLETNKPHIVIVPFPAQGHVNPMMLLAKLLHSRGFFITFVNTEFNHRRLVRSKGPDFVKGLPDFQFETIPEGLTSSDRNATQDLPVLCDSIRKHCLAPFVDLLAKLNSSPQVPTVTCIISDGLMSFAIKAAEQLGIPEVQFWTASACSFMGYLHFSELVKRGIIPFQSETFLDEPIDWVPGMSNIRLRDFPSFVRANDPNDILFDYLGSEAQNCLKASAIIFNAFEEFEHEVLDAIAAKFPRIYTVGPLHLVARHLHADPSKSMNPSLWKEDTSCIEWLNEREPNSVVYVNYGSITVMSAKHLKEFAWGLANSKHPFLWIVRPDVVMGDSAILDLEFLKEIKERGLITSWCNQYEVLSHPSVGVFLTHCGWNSTVETISEGVPVVCWPFFADQQTNCRYACTHWGIGMEVDHDVKRENIEFLVKEMMEGEEGKKKKEKALGWKKKAEEAVEVGGSSYIDFDRFVKEALKHG; from the exons ATGGGTTCACTTGAAACCAATAAACCCCATATTGTAATCGTCCCATTTCCAGCACAAGGTCATGTTAACCCCATGATGCTACTTGCTAAGCTCTTACACTCTAGAGGCTTCTTCATAACCTTTGTTAACACTGAGTTCAACCATAG GCGTTTGGTCAGGTCCAAAGGCCCTGACTTTGTTAAAGGTCTGCCTGATTTCCAGTTCGAAACAATTCCGGAAGGGCTGACATCGTCCGATCGAAATGCAACACAGGATCTTCCAGTTCTGTGTGATTCGATACGAAAGCATTGCTTGGCACCATTCGTAGATCTACTAGCTAAGTTAAACTCCTCGCCCCAAGTGCCCACTGTTACTTGCATAATCTCTGATGGACTTATGAGCTTTGCTATTAAGGCTGCTGAACAACTTGGCATACCAGAAGTTCAGTTTTGGACTGCCTCAGCATGTAGTTTCATGGGATATCTTCACTTCAGTGAACTGGTTAAACGAGGCATTATTCCATTCCAAA GTGAAACATTTCTCGATGAACCTATTGACTGGGTCCCTGGAATGAGTAACATTCGCCTCAGAGATTTTCCAAGCTTCGTCAGAGCCAACGATCCGAATGACATTTTGTTTGATTATTTAGGATCCGAAGCTCAAAATTGCCTAAAAGCTTCAGCAATAATCTTCAACGCATTTGAAGAGTTCGAACATGAAGTGCTCGACGCCATCGCTGCCAAATTTCCTCGAATTTATACAGTAGGACCACTTCATTTGGTTGCCAGGCACCTACATGCCGATCCCTCCAAGTCAATGAACCCAAGCCTATGGAAGGAAGATACAAGCTGCATTGAATGGCTTAACGAAAGGGAACCCAATTCAGTTGTGTATGTGAACTATGGAAGCATTACTGTCATGTCGGCGAAGCATCTCAAAGAATTTGCATGGGGGTTGGCTAACTCTAAACACCCATTTTTATGGATCGTTAGACCAGATGTCGTGATGGGTGATTCTGCAATTCTGGATCTAGAGTTCCTGAAGGAGATTAAGGAAAGAGGGCTGATAACAAGCTGGTGCAACCAATATGAGGTCCTTTCACATCCTTCAGTCGGTGTTTTTTTGACACACTGTGGGTGGAATTCTACCGTGGAAACCATATCAGAAGGTGTGCCAGTAGTTTGTTGGCCATTTTTTGCTGATCAGCAAACCAATTGTCGATATGCTTGCACTCATTGGGGCATTGGCATGGAGGTGGATCATGATGTGAAGCGAGAGAACATAGAGTTTTTAGTTAAGGAAATGATGGAAGGtgaggaaggaaagaaaaagaaagagaaggcaTTGGGATGGAAGAAGAAAGCGGAAGAAGCGGTTGAAGTTGGGGGATCATCTTATATTGATTTCGACAGATTTGTTAAGGAAGCTCTCAAACATGGTTAA
- the LOC107950446 gene encoding UDP-glycosyltransferase 85A8-like, which produces MGSLETSKPHIVIVPFPAQGHVNPMMLLAKLLHSRGFFITFVNTEFNHRRLVRSKGPDFVKGLPDFQFETIPEGLTSSDRNATQDLPVLCDSIRKHCLAPFVDLLAKLNSSPQVPTVTCIISDGLMSFAIKAAEQLGIPEVQFWTASACSFMGYLHFSELVKRGIIPFQSETFLDEPIDWVPGMSNIRLRDFPSFVRANDPNDILFDYLGSEAQNCLKASAIIFNAFEEFEHEVLDAIAAKFPRIYTVGPLHLVARHLHADPSKSMNPSLWKEDTSCIEWLNEREPNSVVYVNYGSITVMSAKHLKEFAWGLANSKHPFLWIVRPDVVMGDSAILDLEFLKEIKERGLITSWCNQYEVLSHPSVGVFLTHCGWNSTVETISEGVPVVCWPFFADQQTNCRYACTHWGIGMEVDHDVKRENIEFLVKEMMEGEEGKKKKEKALGWKKKAEEAVEVGGSSYIDFDRFVKEALKHG; this is translated from the exons ATGGGTTCACTTGAAACCAGTAAACCCCACATTGTAATCGTCCCATTTCCAGCACAAGGTCATGTTAACCCCATGATGCTACTTGCTAAGCTCTTACACTCTAGAGGCTTCTTCATAACCTTTGTTAACACTGAGTTCAACCATAGGCGTTTGGTCAGGTCCAAAGGCCCTGACTTTGTTAAAGGTCTGCCTGATTTCCAGTTCGAAACAATTCCGGAAGGGCTGACATCGTCCGATCGAAATGCAACACAGGATCTTCCAGTTCTGTGTGATTCGATACGAAAGCATTGCTTGGCACCATTCGTAGATCTACTAGCTAAGTTAAACTCCTCGCCCCAAGTGCCCACTGTTACTTGCATAATCTCTGATGGACTTATGAGCTTTGCTATTAAGGCTGCTGAACAACTTGGCATACCAGAAGTTCAGTTTTGGACTGCCTCAGCATGTAGTTTCATGGGATATCTTCACTTCAGTGAACTGGTTAAACGAGGCATTATTCCATTCCAAA GTGAAACATTTCTCGATGAACCTATTGACTGGGTCCCTGGAATGAGTAACATTCGCCTCAGAGATTTTCCAAGCTTCGTCAGAGCCAACGATCCGAATGACATTTTGTTTGATTATTTAGGATCCGAAGCTCAAAATTGCCTAAAAGCTTCAGCAATAATCTTCAACGCATTTGAAGAGTTCGAACATGAAGTGCTCGACGCCATCGCTGCCAAATTTCCTCGAATTTATACAGTAGGACCACTTCATTTGGTTGCCAGGCACCTACATGCCGATCCCTCCAAGTCAATGAACCCAAGCCTATGGAAGGAAGATACAAGCTGCATTGAATGGCTTAACGAAAGGGAACCCAATTCAGTTGTGTATGTGAACTATGGAAGCATTACTGTCATGTCGGCGAAGCATCTCAAAGAATTTGCATGGGGGTTGGCTAACTCTAAACACCCATTTTTATGGATCGTTAGACCAGATGTCGTGATGGGTGATTCTGCAATTCTGGATCTAGAGTTCCTGAAGGAGATTAAGGAAAGAGGGCTGATAACAAGCTGGTGCAACCAATATGAGGTCCTTTCACATCCTTCAGTCGGTGTTTTTTTGACACACTGTGGGTGGAATTCTACCGTGGAAACCATATCAGAAGGTGTGCCAGTAGTTTGTTGGCCATTTTTTGCTGATCAGCAAACCAATTGTCGATATGCTTGCACTCATTGGGGCATTGGCATGGAGGTGGATCATGATGTGAAGCGAGAGAACATAGAGTTTTTAGTTAAGGAAATGATGGAAGGtgaggaaggaaagaaaaagaaagagaaggcaTTGGGATGGAAGAAGAAAGCGGAAGAAGCGGTTGAAGTTGGGGGATCATCTTATATTGATTTCGACAGATTTGTTAAGGAAGCTCTCAAACATGGTTAA